A genomic window from Leptolyngbya sp. BL0902 includes:
- a CDS encoding homocysteine biosynthesis protein — translation MRSIEAINEKIRAGQVVVYTAEDFKALAQDQGIAAAAQAVDVVVTGTFEPMESAGAMINLGHTDPPIKLLECYLDGVPAYAGFGAVDLYLGASQPVVASRTTEGMESEEAREYGGGHVIADLVAGRPVHLQATGHATDCYPRTSLETTITRDTINQFYLFNPRGLYQNFIVGVNGGDRPLATYLGPLQPRLGNAVYANPGAISPLMNDPNLATVGIGTRIFLGGGVGYIAWEGTQHFPLQRRLPNHTPLGPAATVALVGDAKAMQATWVRGCYFKGYGPSLMIGVGVPIPILNEQVAAACAVQDQDIVAPVMDFSIPRRVRPTFGLVSYAQLKSGTITIEGQAVRTAPLASVYLARQVQQELKQWIEAGTFELSTPVASLPMDRAFLPQDALGG, via the coding sequence ATGCGATCCATTGAAGCCATTAACGAGAAAATTCGGGCGGGTCAGGTGGTGGTCTATACCGCCGAAGACTTCAAAGCCTTGGCCCAGGATCAGGGGATAGCCGCCGCTGCCCAGGCCGTGGATGTGGTGGTAACGGGCACCTTTGAGCCGATGGAATCCGCCGGAGCAATGATTAACCTGGGCCATACGGATCCACCTATCAAGCTATTGGAATGCTACCTCGATGGTGTTCCCGCCTACGCTGGCTTTGGGGCGGTGGACTTGTATCTGGGGGCTAGTCAGCCCGTGGTGGCCAGCCGTACCACAGAGGGGATGGAGTCGGAGGAGGCGCGGGAGTATGGCGGCGGTCATGTGATTGCTGACCTCGTCGCGGGTCGTCCGGTTCACCTTCAGGCCACCGGACATGCCACCGACTGCTACCCCCGTACCTCCCTCGAAACCACCATCACCCGCGACACCATCAACCAGTTTTATTTGTTCAACCCCCGTGGCCTGTACCAAAACTTTATCGTGGGGGTGAACGGTGGGGATCGGCCCTTGGCCACTTACCTGGGGCCGCTGCAACCGCGCCTGGGCAATGCGGTCTATGCCAACCCTGGGGCGATTTCACCGCTGATGAATGACCCCAACTTGGCCACCGTGGGTATCGGCACCCGCATTTTTCTGGGCGGCGGCGTGGGCTACATTGCTTGGGAGGGCACCCAGCACTTCCCCCTTCAGCGGCGCTTGCCCAACCATACGCCCCTTGGCCCAGCTGCCACGGTGGCCCTGGTGGGTGATGCCAAAGCGATGCAAGCGACCTGGGTGCGTGGCTGTTATTTCAAGGGCTATGGGCCTTCTCTGATGATTGGCGTCGGTGTGCCCATCCCGATTTTGAACGAGCAGGTGGCGGCGGCTTGTGCCGTCCAAGATCAAGACATTGTGGCTCCGGTGATGGATTTCTCCATCCCTCGCCGGGTGCGCCCTACCTTTGGGCTGGTGAGCTATGCCCAGCTCAAGTCTGGAACCATTACCATCGAGGGGCAGGCCGTCCGTACAGCCCCCTTAGCCAGCGTTTACCTCGCCCGCCAAGTACAACAGGAGCTGAAACAGTGGATTGAAGCAGGCACCTTTGAACTGTCTACTCCGGTAGCCTCCCTGCCAATGGATCGGGCTTTTTTGCCCCAGGATGCCCTGGGCGGCTAG
- a CDS encoding CHAT domain-containing protein, giving the protein MPSPPVLTLRLALDRLTSTDANHYAIWVLHSPFPDGYAHHDRVWDEAMSQLWGRWQDFFSLRELPLVPHVPSAYVPPVEPSATPQINLEMLLNQVGPPLAAGGQTGRLMQGLGVSLWNWLFDGPLRSTLERSLGMAMGLDCPLHLQLDIRAPELISLPWEIMQPEPGRPAVSLGSQLLFSRTTSAVDALPPIALDRSLRILLVLGEGGSGSAAATLQLSQEAAVLKHLLEQSTSRLGAAAVVPCQVSTLVEPDTKTLVTTLERGQFNVFFYAGHGVPAPDGGLLFLQAGTALSGMELAQVLARCRLRLAVFNTCWGAQPDQRQNQVIPRSSLAEVLLHHGVPAVLAMRDSIADEEALSFIQVLAQGLAQRQSVAQAMATARQHLLTVYRFNHPAWTLPVLYQHPQFEGTLLQPMDLAVTQLPGQEMSRSQTPVMRCVDQPTRLWRMGGGLLRVGRLPDNDLVISEPWVSGQHAEVFCRTGLGAKADQSTYYLRDFSRFGSYYYDGHTWQHVHRSEVPLPLGTILRFGSPEGQLLEFTLEGNPSPAPLG; this is encoded by the coding sequence ATGCCCTCTCCCCCTGTGTTGACGCTGCGGCTTGCCCTTGATCGGCTAACCAGCACGGATGCCAACCACTACGCCATCTGGGTGCTCCACAGCCCGTTTCCCGACGGCTATGCCCACCACGACCGGGTTTGGGATGAGGCCATGTCCCAACTGTGGGGTCGGTGGCAGGACTTTTTCTCCCTGCGCGAGTTGCCGCTGGTGCCCCATGTGCCCTCGGCCTATGTACCTCCGGTCGAGCCTTCGGCTACCCCCCAGATCAACCTAGAGATGCTCCTCAACCAGGTGGGGCCACCCCTAGCGGCGGGTGGCCAAACCGGGCGGCTAATGCAGGGCTTGGGAGTGAGTCTTTGGAACTGGTTATTTGATGGGCCGCTGCGATCTACCCTAGAGCGCAGTTTGGGCATGGCCATGGGGCTAGACTGCCCCCTCCACCTTCAGTTGGATATTCGGGCTCCAGAGCTGATCAGCCTGCCCTGGGAGATTATGCAGCCTGAGCCCGGTCGTCCGGCGGTGTCCTTGGGATCACAACTACTGTTTAGCCGCACCACCAGCGCTGTGGATGCCCTGCCGCCCATAGCCTTAGATCGATCCCTGCGGATTTTGCTTGTGCTGGGGGAAGGGGGCAGTGGATCGGCGGCGGCGACCCTGCAACTGTCCCAGGAGGCGGCTGTTCTGAAGCACCTGCTAGAGCAGAGCACGTCGCGGCTGGGAGCGGCAGCGGTGGTGCCCTGTCAGGTTAGCACCCTAGTGGAACCCGACACCAAAACCCTGGTGACAACCCTGGAACGCGGCCAGTTCAACGTCTTTTTCTATGCAGGGCATGGGGTTCCGGCCCCGGATGGGGGGCTGCTGTTTCTCCAGGCGGGCACCGCCCTCAGCGGCATGGAGCTCGCCCAGGTGTTGGCCCGCTGCCGCCTGCGCTTGGCGGTGTTCAACACCTGCTGGGGAGCCCAGCCCGACCAGCGCCAAAACCAGGTCATTCCGCGCAGTAGTTTAGCCGAAGTCTTGCTGCACCACGGCGTACCAGCCGTTTTGGCTATGCGAGACTCCATCGCCGACGAAGAAGCGCTCAGTTTTATTCAGGTGTTGGCCCAGGGGTTGGCCCAGCGACAAAGCGTAGCCCAGGCCATGGCCACCGCTCGCCAGCACCTGCTGACCGTCTATCGGTTCAACCACCCAGCTTGGACGCTGCCAGTCCTCTACCAGCATCCGCAGTTTGAGGGCACGCTGCTGCAACCGATGGATCTGGCCGTCACCCAACTCCCAGGGCAAGAGATGTCCCGTTCTCAGACCCCTGTGATGCGCTGCGTCGATCAGCCGACCCGACTGTGGCGGATGGGCGGCGGATTGTTGCGGGTGGGCCGATTGCCCGATAATGACCTCGTGATTTCCGAGCCCTGGGTTTCGGGTCAGCATGCCGAAGTCTTTTGCCGGACTGGGCTAGGGGCCAAAGCCGATCAATCCACCTACTACCTGCGCGATTTCTCCCGATTTGGCTCCTACTACTACGACGGCCACACCTGGCAACACGTGCACCGATCTGAGGTGCCGCTGCCCCTGGGCACAATCCTGCGGTTTGGCAGCCCCGAAGGCCAACTACTGGAATTTACCCTAGAGGGAAACCCCAGCCCTGCTCCCCTAGGCTAA